CAATTTTAACATGGTGAGCACTAAGGACTTCCAAGGCTGAAGCTCTCACCTGGGTCAAATCCTGCACATCACTCATGGCCACAGCACACTGTTCATGGGAAGAAGCTTCTGTGTGCATAGCTCTGGCTCATGGGAGTGGACAGGATGGCTTCTCTAATGGAAGCCACTCTCCTTGACCTCTCCAGCCACAGCATATCTTTATCACTATTGAATCCTGCTTGTGGCATGGACTGTAGTATTTCCTTCGTCTTTCTTGGGAaaaggaaggggctgggggagccaCTGGGAGTTGGGGCAGAGGTTCATGGCAGAGCACCCAGAGTGGGCCTGCATGAGCAGACGGGAGCACCCTCACGTGCTGAAttgagggatgggggaagggccCAAAGCCTGCACAGAAAATACCATGAAACCCATGGTTGCATCATGGAGGAGACCTCTCCTGGCTCAGAGCAATGCTCCTCTGCAGGACAAAACTTGTACCACCTTCTCCTCCCGGAAACATTTCGTGGTGTCTGGAGACACATTTAGTGGTCACAGCTCAAGGAGCAGGTGCTATTGGCAGCAGGAGGGCAGAGGTCAGAGATGGTCCTAAACATCCTCCGATGCACAGGACAGGCCTGCACAGCAAAGAATTCTCCAGCCCCAAGTGTCACTAGTGCCGAGGCTGACAAAGTCTGGGGTTGGTGCAGGGCAGGAGTCACTCTGCCTGACAGTGTATCTCACATAAACTCCAACCATGACTGAAGCAAGAGCAGGCTGGGCTAtgagacagagcagagagcccacagaGCTGGTACTGCAGAGACAGACTCTCCAACATCTGTGCAAGACAGTGCGGCAGCTATTCGGTGGGAAGAACCCAGATTTGGGGCCTGTGATCAAACCCCGGCAATGGCATTCAATCTTGAGAACCAAATCTTTGGCTCCTCTGAGCTTTGCTTACTTTTACCTATGACACCTGAATGACAGTGTCTTCTCCAGGCTTGCTTCAAGAATATGGCACAGAATAGATGTTCATTAATATTAACCACTCATTGTCTACACTCGGCCcacagctacacacacacacaaacccccccacacacagacacacacatacacatgtgtacacaccaCTGCAAGTAAGAACAAGCTATAGAAATATTACAAATGAGAATTCTGAATACAGAGTCTGGCAATTGTACCTGAGAATCCGTATTCCTCTACCCAAAGGCAAGGAAGACCTCCCATAAGCTAGCTGCTTCCAGGGAACCCAAGAATGGAGACAGAGAGCCAGAATATTATACAagaatatagtataaatataaaagggaaaaagaaaaaaacattcctTAGTCATCCCTGATTAAGAATGTCACCattacctcaatgtgagaaaggaatccatcaaaatccttgaggagaatgcaggcagcaacctctttgacctcagccgtagcaacatcttcctaggaacaacggcaaaggcaagggaagcaagggcaaaaatgaactgttgggatttcatcaagatcaaaagcttttgcacagcaaaggaaacagttaacaaaaccaaaagacaactgacagaatgggagaagatatttgcaaacgacatatcagataaagggctagtatccaaaatctataaggaacttagcaaactcaacacccaaagaacaaacaatccaatcaagaaatgggcagaggacatgaacagacatttctgcaaagaagacatccagatggccaacagacacatgaaaaaatgctccacgtcactcgccatcagggaaatacaaatcaaaaccacaatgagatatcacctcacaccagtcagaatggctaaaatgaacaagtcaggaaatgacagatgctggagaggatgtggagaaaggggaaccctcctccactgttggtgggaatgcaagctggtgcaaccactctggaaaacagcatggaggttcctcaaaatgttgaaaatagaactaccctatgacccagcaattgcactactgggtatttaccctaaagatacaaacatagtgatccgaaggggcacgtgtacccgaatgtttatagcagcaatgtctacaatagccagactatggaaagaacctagatgtccatcaacagatgaatggataaagaagatgtggtatatatacacaatggaatactatgcagccatcaaaagaaatgaaatcttgccatttgcgacgacgtggatggaactagagcgtatcatgcttagtgaaataagtcaatcggagaaagacaactatcatatgatctccctgatatgaggacatggagaagcaacatgggggggtaggagataggagaagaataaatgaaacaagatgggattgggagggagacaaaccataaatgactcttaatctcacaaaacaaactgggggttgctgcggggaggtgggattgggggagggggagcgggctatggacattggggaggggaagcgaaccataagagactatggactctgaaaaacaacctgagggttttgaagggtcaggggtgggaggttggggcaacctgagggttttgaagggtcaggggtgggaggttgggggaacaggtggtgggtaatggggagggcacgttttgcatggagcactgggtgttgcgcaaaaagaatgaatactgttacgctgaaaaaataaataaaatgagaaaaaaaaaaaaaaaaaaaaaaaaaaaaaaaaaaaaagaatgtcaccaTTACTCTAATGAGCTGGGATTAGATGTTAATGCCATACATCCTGTTGTCTGATAACTTACAATCTGCCTGGTTATTAAGAACTGAGTTAACTGGTCAGTAAGCTGCATGGCTGTCATCCCATAGTGGGGGTTCACTCACCCCAATTACTCCTTCTGTGGCCTTCATGAATTCTTCTCCATGAAGGAACCTCCCCCACATATTGCCTTTAATATGTATTAGAATAGGCAGATCCCAATTCTGACAATAGTCAAGTCTGTTGCTGAGGGTGGGCAGACTAAGGAAGGATCCCTCATATGGTTGAACTTTTACCTAGGCTTATTCTGCCTGGATGAGgattagcacttttttttttaaagattcttcttatttatttatttgacagagatcacaagtatgcagagaggcaggcgggggggggggagggggggagcgtgtaagctccctgcccagcagagagcccagtgcaggacttgatcccagaaccctgagatcatgacctgagattaaggcagaggcttaaacccactgagctacccagacaccccagattaatgcttttttaaaagtacCTTCCAAATGTAATCAATGTTTAACAAGGCTTGAATTTTTggtagttgttttctttttttaaaagattttatttatttgacagagagagaaagagagatcacaagtaggcagagaggcaggcagagggggagggggaagcaggctcccccctgagcacagaacccaatgcagggctcgatcccaggaccctgagatgatgacctgagctgaaggcagaggcttaacccactgagcaacccaggtgccccgaatttttGGTAGTGTAAGATAGGATCAGCTTGGGGATATTCCTCTCTAAGAATCTAAGAAAGCCTAGATTAAATGAAATTTCTATGCATTTACATCAAAAAGAAGTAACTTACAGCATTTTCCCATGCTCATAATAAAGAGAGGAAAAGCCCTCCTTGACCGGGGATTACCCCTGCTGGGCTCAGGTCCTCCTCTATCACCATCTTGCTCAGAAGACTTGGACAggtccttcccctctctgggcctcagtgcaGTATTTGTAAGCCCTTTTCCAGCCCTGACCATCCCCCATCTAAGATCTAAGCACACTCCTACCTACTGTCTCTTTCAGTCATTTATCTCTTACGCacatatcttctcctattctataGCACACAGTGATGGTGTTCCAGATGCCTGAGCTTTTTCTCAAGAAAGCCCCATGTGATTTTATACCTGGCTGATGACAGAAGGGATAGCACATGGAAAAGGCCAATTGGTCCTCCCCTGTGGCGGGGTTCATTCTCCTGGGCCTCTCAGCCCACCCAAAGCTGGAGAAAACGTTCTTTGTTCTCATTCTCCTGATGTACCTGGTCATCCTGCTGGGCAACGGGGTCCTCATCCTCGTGACCATCCTTGACTCCCGCCTGCACacgcccatgtacttcttcctggggAACCTCTCCTTCCTGGACATCTGCTACACAACCTCCTCAGTCCCCCTCATTCTTGATAGCTTCCTGACACCCAGGAAAACCATCTCCTTCTCAGCCTGTGCCGTGCAgatgtttctctcttttgctaTGGCAGGGACAGAGTGTGTGCTTCTGAGCATGATGGCATTTGATCGCTATGTTGCCATCTGTAACCCCCTTAGGTATCCCATGGTCATGAGCAAGGCTGCCTATGTCCCCATGGCTGTTAGCTCCTGGGCTATTGGTGGTACGGCTTCTGTGGTACACACATCTTTGACAATTCAGCTGCCTTTCTGTGGGGACAATGTCATCAACCACTTCACCTGTGAAATCCTGGCTGTCCTGAAGTTGGCCTGTACTGACATCTCCATCAATGTGATCAGCATGGGGGTGACCAACGTGATCTTCCTGGGGGCCCCAGTTCTCTTCATCTCCATCTCTTATGTGTTCATCATTGTTACCATCCTGAGGATCCCCTCAgctgaggggaggagaaaggcCTTCTCCACCTGTTCAGCCCACTTCACAGTGGTGGTCATCTTCTATGGGACCTTATTTTTCATGTACGGGAAGCCCAAGTCTAAGGATCCCCTGGGGGCAGACAAACAAGACCTTTCAGACAAGCTCATCCCCCTCTTCTATGGGGTGGTGACCCCCATGCTCAATCCCATCATCTACAGCCTCAGGAACAAGGACGTGAAGGCGGCTGTGAGGAACCTGGTCACTCAGAAATGTTTCACCCAGTGATGGAGGGCTCCTCTGTATTCCTACCCTATGGGATAAAGGACCTCTAATCATTATAGCTGCCATCTGAAAGACAAGTCATGTCACCTAGAATCCTCTCTTgcccttctgtccattttcagAGAATGATTAACTTTTCAGAGTCTATCTTCTGACTTCTAGCCACACAGCTGAGAGTTTTCACAGATGCCACACAACAGATCACTAATTGAATACACAAGGACATTCTGAACACATGATAAAACCAAGGAGAAAGAAGCCAGCCATCAGACCAAGCTTGGTGAATGGCACTGTTGCCATCCCTCTTGGATTCCCCAGGAAGAGTCGCAGGAACAAGGAGGAAGTGGGAATTTTCATTTTGGACTGTTTTTGGAAGACAGTCAGTTTGGCTGAAGTTTAAGAAGAGACAAAGACAAGTTCTCCACCTAGAGAGCTTTTGGGTGGGAACAAGCTATTTTGTACACTCCATTTCTTCTTAGctatgagaaaattgaggctatTTTTTCTCAATGCACTTCACATTATGAAATACCACTAAGAAGTTAATGGCAAGAAGGAGTATAGAGTTTGAATTTGATGCTCATCACTTACAGCAATTCCCACTAGAAAAGCTAATATTTGGTTAGATAATAACTcacattctggaaaaagaaagatgatagAGATATAGATAGACCGACAGATAGACAGAggctaaaaatatttgaagactttGGGGGTTAACGTTTGACACATTTCTTTGTTCCAGGTCTCAAAGTCTTTAATATGCTACAGTATATTAGTGAATGTCCAAGAGATGTGAATATCTAAGAGATGTAAACTTGGTAGCATTTCCTGAGCCTCCATATCTCAGcaggataaaaacagagaagcaTTTTCTTACCTACGATTGTTGGTGGGTTGCTTAAACTATGTCAGtctatttcttcatgttttatACCTAACCTCTTGATATTACACAAATTACTAATTACAGACGAGTGCTGTGTAAATGGTAAGCACAATGGAACTATTAGATACCAGTTTTGGTTGTACCATGAATGCTGCCCAGTGCTCTGTGCCATGTGGAACAGAGTAAGACACTGTCCTTATATAGAGCAATAGACACACAAGGTAAATGAGAGACTCAGAGGTGTAAGCAGATgaatagaaacatttttatgGCAAGTTCTATGAAATTCTATGAATATGGTAGACGTATGTAAAAAGAGAATTTAGAAAGAGAATCCTTTTTTGAGAACAGATTTTGGAAGTTTTGATTCAAATGatacttacattttcttttatttattaggaATGAATTGCCTAAGGATCAGTGTTCGTTTAATAAAATTTCTGATCCTAATGTTAGTCCTGTTACTAATTTCTACTTTGCAACAGCAGGGAACAACCTTGCTCTTGCAAATACACAAATGCCTTCTCGTGGCCATTTAAGCAAACTTCAGACACTTAGTGGAGCCATGCAGTATCATTGTTAGGAGATGTTTTGGGGGTTTCCTTGTTCAATCCTATGCACAGGATGTGACCATTGGACAGTGGCCAAGGTGATCTTTCTGGGCGTTCCAGCTCACTACACTTTCATCTCCTGTGTGATTATCATTGCTACCAACCTGAGGACACCCCcagctcagagaaggaaaaaggccTTTTCTACCTGCTCTGCCTACCTCACATTCATGGTCATCTTCTACAGAACTATGCTCTTCGTGTATAGAAAGCCCAAATCCAAGGACACCAATGGGGGCAGACAAGCAGGATGTTTCAGACAAACTCACCTCCCTTTTCTATGGGGTGGTGACATCCATGCTCAAACCTATCATCTACAACTTCAGCAACAAGGACGTGAAGGACACTGTGAAGAACCTGGTCCTACACAAACACGTCATCCAGTGATGGTGTAGGGGTCCTGGTAGATCTCTATTCCCTAGTTTCTCTCACCTGAGGGGCTCAGAGGATAAGATAAAGGGCCAAATTCGTCAAAGGTACATAGGCATATCCAATTACACAGAACGCTTTGTGTGAATAAGGAAACATTTAATGGGACGTTTCTGTCCCATTCTAGAAGCACTTCTACATAAGTATATACCATTGGTCAAGCCTTATACTCATCTATCCTTGGGATGAATACTGAGCTACTTGATGTCCAGGGAAAATAACTCTTCAAGTTTTAATCTTAACTTACAAAAAGCTCTAGGCTATAGATCTGTAATTCAATTGCTCCCTGGCCTCTTTCTTTGAACATGTTTGGATGGGTCCTTGATTCATACACCTTTCAACATATCCTACTCCGTATTAAACAATAGCAATATTTTATCTCTGTGCTCATTGCTTCTTTCTCCCTATTTTCATATTAATTCCTAAACCTGTTTCTTGAATTGTTCTCTTCCTGTGTTTCCAAAATTGACCCCTTTTCCTGTCCTCAGTCATGGTCCCCACCAGAAAACCATTCACACCttgggagcacagaggagagtGTGTAGGTGGTGGCAGAACTGATGTAAGAGTCAAAGACCCAggcctttttcctttccccttgttGAGGATGTTATTCACCCCTTGCTTCTGTCCCTGGATAGCTGAGGCCTCCCAGAGCTCATCAGAGTGATGTATTTAGAAGAATGTATTTAGGAGAATCAAATTAATTCTCTTAACTTCCCAACCTGGCTCGACCATGCATGCAGCCAACTGGTGACCATCAATTGCTTTTCTGCCCAAGAATACCCAACCCTAcatggcagtcagagggagaggaaggtgaCGTTCATCCGCAGATATCTAAGAATAACCCCCCTGACTTGTGAGGAATTCCAAGCCACATCCCAATAATGAGCAATCTAGAAGTCCAGTTAAAAGAATGAGCGGAATAGAAAGCCTCCGAGAGCTGACATGAACTTTTATCCCAATAGGGAGGAAATAAACTAGTCATCAAAACAAACAGCCTTTCTTGGAAAAGAGTTACTGCAGGAAGATGGTGAGACAGTGAAGAAAAATCTCAGTGGGTTCTGTATGGAATTTGGGAGGCCATTGGACCAATAATAACAAAAGCTGTCTATCAAAGAGAAGCTAGGAGCAGAAAAGGTGACTGGGAGATAAAAATTTGTCCTAGGGAAAAAACTGGCattgtcaattaaataaaatccaggagaaagtatttaaaagtatacaaaatacttagaatgaatttttaaaataaaaagaacttaagTTTCTCTCTGAGgctgagagggagaaaagaagagagagagagagagcaagagacagaagTTGGTTATTAAAGAACAGGTAAGAGTCATAAAAGGTACACCATGGGAATCCATTAAGTAGttcaggagaagaaaacagaacagatgaaagacaaataacaaaggaggagaaaaacaTTTCACTGAACAGAAATTCTGCATGTTGATTCATAAAATGTTCATCAATCACCAGGCAAGAATTGTACCAAAAGACCT
Above is a window of Meles meles chromosome 11, mMelMel3.1 paternal haplotype, whole genome shotgun sequence DNA encoding:
- the LOC123953200 gene encoding olfactory receptor 2S2-like; the encoded protein is MEKANWSSPVAGFILLGLSAHPKLEKTFFVLILLMYLVILLGNGVLILVTILDSRLHTPMYFFLGNLSFLDICYTTSSVPLILDSFLTPRKTISFSACAVQMFLSFAMAGTECVLLSMMAFDRYVAICNPLRYPMVMSKAAYVPMAVSSWAIGGTASVVHTSLTIQLPFCGDNVINHFTCEILAVLKLACTDISINVISMGVTNVIFLGAPVLFISISYVFIIVTILRIPSAEGRRKAFSTCSAHFTVVVIFYGTLFFMYGKPKSKDPLGADKQDLSDKLIPLFYGVVTPMLNPIIYSLRNKDVKAADTVKNLVLHKHVIQ